A single region of the Sciurus carolinensis chromosome 14, mSciCar1.2, whole genome shotgun sequence genome encodes:
- the Lcn6 gene encoding epididymal-specific lipocalin-6 isoform X5 produces MGHRLAAVPGLSPSSLMSERVANPRRVWLGLLATCPGLWVQTLRAPLSTAAGQEALMTQRQQEAQLLGPWYVLAVSSQEKGFMVEKSTKNVEGVMVTLTAEQNLKLLSSRHGLEGCIQSTMELSKQNSRWVFENPLPGAGHQLQRLRHHPDPAGARGGGLQHAGAVQSDGDGQPGSPATLHQVEQGPGLPVPAAGPATEGFHLCTQDHPAELPTGEAVATCDWEDLRPACWPRLCKAVAEGAHSGKLAPVLILLPGSGSAQDGLPSHQPRIKDAISKRAQCILTGARPCSCQAGSQGSGTFLRWPLMPRASCRPQTRGSWGHLW; encoded by the exons ATGGGCCACCGCCTTGCTGCTGTGCCAGGGCTCAGTCCGTCCTCGCTGATGAGCGAGCGGGTGGCGAATCCCAGGAGAGTGTGGCTAGGGCTGCTAGCCACCTGCCCTGGGCTGTGGGTCCAGACCCTGAGAGCACCTCTGTCCACAGCTGCTGGACAGGAGGCTCTGATGACACAGCGGCAGCAGGAAGCCCAG CTTCTGGGGCCCTGGTACGTCCTTGCGGTGTCCTCCCAGGAGAAGGGCTTCATGGTGGAGAAGAGCACAAAGAACGTCGAAGGTGTCATGGTGACTCTCACTGCAGAGCAGAACCTGAAGCTGCTGTCCTCCCGGCACGG GCTGGAGGGGTGCATTCAGAGCACAATGGAGCTGTCGAAGCAGAATTCCCGATGGGTGTTTGAGAACCCCT TACCGGGTGCTGGGCACCAACTTCAGAGACTACGCCATCATCCTGACCCAGCTGGAGCTAGAGGAGGAGGACTTCAACACGCTGGAGCTGTACA GTCGGACGGAGATGGCCAGCCAGGAAGCCCTGCAACTCTTCACCAAGTGGAGCAGGGACCTGGGCTTCCTGTCCCAGCAGCAGGCCCAGCTACAGAAGGATT TCACCTGTGCACACAGGATCATCCAGCTGAGCTACCAACTGGGGAGGCTGTAGCCACCTGTGACTGGGAGGATCTGCGCCCGGCCTGCTGGCCACGACTCTGCAAGGCGGTGGCCGAGGGGGCCCACTCTGGGAAGCTGGCTCCAGTGCTCATCCTGCTTCCAGGAAGTGGCAGTGCCCAGGACGGTCTGCCCTCCCACCAGCCGAGAATAAAGGATGCCATTAGCAAACGTGCCCAGTGCATCTTGACCGGGGCCAGGCCATGTTCATGCCAGGCAGG TTCTCAGGGTTCTGGTACATTCTTGCGGTGGCCACTAATGCCCAGGGCTTCTTGCCGGCCCCAGACAAGAGGAAGCTGGGGGCATCTGTGGTGA
- the Lcn6 gene encoding epididymal-specific lipocalin-6 isoform X8 gives MVEKSTKNVEGVMVTLTAEQNLKLLSSRHGLEGCIQSTMELSKQNSRWVFENPLPGAGHQLQRLRHHPDPAGARGGGLQHAGAVQSDGDGQPGSPATLHQVEQGPGLPVPAAGPATEGFHLCTQDHPAELPTGEAVATCDWEDLRPACWPRLCKAVAEGAHSGKLAPVLILLPGSGSAQDGLPSHQPRIKDAISKRAQCILTGARPCSCQAGSQGSGTFLRWPLMPRASCRPQTRGSWGHLW, from the exons ATGGTGGAGAAGAGCACAAAGAACGTCGAAGGTGTCATGGTGACTCTCACTGCAGAGCAGAACCTGAAGCTGCTGTCCTCCCGGCACGG GCTGGAGGGGTGCATTCAGAGCACAATGGAGCTGTCGAAGCAGAATTCCCGATGGGTGTTTGAGAACCCCT TACCGGGTGCTGGGCACCAACTTCAGAGACTACGCCATCATCCTGACCCAGCTGGAGCTAGAGGAGGAGGACTTCAACACGCTGGAGCTGTACA GTCGGACGGAGATGGCCAGCCAGGAAGCCCTGCAACTCTTCACCAAGTGGAGCAGGGACCTGGGCTTCCTGTCCCAGCAGCAGGCCCAGCTACAGAAGGATT TCACCTGTGCACACAGGATCATCCAGCTGAGCTACCAACTGGGGAGGCTGTAGCCACCTGTGACTGGGAGGATCTGCGCCCGGCCTGCTGGCCACGACTCTGCAAGGCGGTGGCCGAGGGGGCCCACTCTGGGAAGCTGGCTCCAGTGCTCATCCTGCTTCCAGGAAGTGGCAGTGCCCAGGACGGTCTGCCCTCCCACCAGCCGAGAATAAAGGATGCCATTAGCAAACGTGCCCAGTGCATCTTGACCGGGGCCAGGCCATGTTCATGCCAGGCAGG TTCTCAGGGTTCTGGTACATTCTTGCGGTGGCCACTAATGCCCAGGGCTTCTTGCCGGCCCCAGACAAGAGGAAGCTGGGGGCATCTGTGGTGA
- the Lcn6 gene encoding epididymal-specific lipocalin-6 isoform X11 produces the protein MMEIEDIPNHSFWKNYLFLTSLYCPGYDLSPIGSALQSSMILPRLTPGECQPWGGEEARWLGLGGSFWKPPWGRRHAEEQDMPAPNPRALPTPWQLQAGHRGHPCLPLGKVATLQEEWPGCCPVLLGPWYVLAVSSQEKGFMVEKSTKNVEGVMVTLTAEQNLKLLSSRHGLEGCIQSTMELSKQNSRWVFENPSAFCWHQPADLS, from the exons atgATGGAAATAGAAGACATCCCAAACCACAGTTTCTGGAAGAACTACTTGTTCTTGACCAGTCTGTACTGCCCTGGATATGACCTCAGCCCCATTGGATCTGCCCTGCAGAGCAGCATGATCCTGCCCAGACTCACCCCAGGAGAGTGCCAaccctggggaggggaggaggccagGTGGCTGGGTTTAGGAGGCTCATTCTGGAAACCTCCGTGGGGAAGGAGGCATGCAGAAGAGCAGGACATGCCTGCACCCAACCCGAGGGCCCTTCCCACTCCGTGGCAGCTCCAGGCTGGGCACAGAGGCCACCCCTGCCTCCCTTTGGGTAAAGTTGCCACTTTGCAAGAAGAGTGGCCAGGATGCTGCCCTGTG CTTCTGGGGCCCTGGTACGTCCTTGCGGTGTCCTCCCAGGAGAAGGGCTTCATGGTGGAGAAGAGCACAAAGAACGTCGAAGGTGTCATGGTGACTCTCACTGCAGAGCAGAACCTGAAGCTGCTGTCCTCCCGGCACGG GCTGGAGGGGTGCATTCAGAGCACAATGGAGCTGTCGAAGCAGAATTCCCGATGGGTGTTTGAGAACCCCT CCGCTTTCTGCTGGCACCAGCCTGCGGACCTCTCCTGA
- the Lcn6 gene encoding epididymal-specific lipocalin-6 isoform X6, which yields MQKSRTCLHPTRGPFPLRGSSRLGTEATPASLWLLGPWYVLAVSSQEKGFMVEKSTKNVEGVMVTLTAEQNLKLLSSRHGLEGCIQSTMELSKQNSRWVFENPLPGAGHQLQRLRHHPDPAGARGGGLQHAGAVQSDGDGQPGSPATLHQVEQGPGLPVPAAGPATEGFHLCTQDHPAELPTGEAVATCDWEDLRPACWPRLCKAVAEGAHSGKLAPVLILLPGSGSAQDGLPSHQPRIKDAISKRAQCILTGARPCSCQAGSQGSGTFLRWPLMPRASCRPQTRGSWGHLW from the exons ATGCAGAAGAGCAGGACATGCCTGCACCCAACCCGAGGGCCCTTCCCACTCCGTGGCAGCTCCAGGCTGGGCACAGAGGCCACCCCTGCCTCCCTTTGG CTTCTGGGGCCCTGGTACGTCCTTGCGGTGTCCTCCCAGGAGAAGGGCTTCATGGTGGAGAAGAGCACAAAGAACGTCGAAGGTGTCATGGTGACTCTCACTGCAGAGCAGAACCTGAAGCTGCTGTCCTCCCGGCACGG GCTGGAGGGGTGCATTCAGAGCACAATGGAGCTGTCGAAGCAGAATTCCCGATGGGTGTTTGAGAACCCCT TACCGGGTGCTGGGCACCAACTTCAGAGACTACGCCATCATCCTGACCCAGCTGGAGCTAGAGGAGGAGGACTTCAACACGCTGGAGCTGTACA GTCGGACGGAGATGGCCAGCCAGGAAGCCCTGCAACTCTTCACCAAGTGGAGCAGGGACCTGGGCTTCCTGTCCCAGCAGCAGGCCCAGCTACAGAAGGATT TCACCTGTGCACACAGGATCATCCAGCTGAGCTACCAACTGGGGAGGCTGTAGCCACCTGTGACTGGGAGGATCTGCGCCCGGCCTGCTGGCCACGACTCTGCAAGGCGGTGGCCGAGGGGGCCCACTCTGGGAAGCTGGCTCCAGTGCTCATCCTGCTTCCAGGAAGTGGCAGTGCCCAGGACGGTCTGCCCTCCCACCAGCCGAGAATAAAGGATGCCATTAGCAAACGTGCCCAGTGCATCTTGACCGGGGCCAGGCCATGTTCATGCCAGGCAGG TTCTCAGGGTTCTGGTACATTCTTGCGGTGGCCACTAATGCCCAGGGCTTCTTGCCGGCCCCAGACAAGAGGAAGCTGGGGGCATCTGTGGTGA
- the Lcn6 gene encoding epididymal-specific lipocalin-6 isoform X9, which produces MLPCGQWPPTSQHSESYKCSPAGRRHVLVCGVWWAGTLGRMRVVLLGTLLLLVSVPSAQLVWLGRLDPKQLLGPWYVLAVSSQEKGFMVEKSTKNVEGVMVTLTAEQNLKLLSSRHGLEGCIQSTMELSKQNSRWVFENPSLGVLQYRVLGTNFRDYAIILTQLELEEEDFNTLELYSRTEMASQEALQLFTKWSRDLGFLSQQQAQLQKDFTCAHRIIQLSYQLGRL; this is translated from the exons ATGCTGCCCTGTGGTCAGTGGCCGCCCACGTCCCAGCATTCAGAGTCATATAAGTGCTCCCCAGCTGGAAGGCGGCATGTGCTGGTCTGTGGCGTGTGGTGGGCTGGGACCTTGGGCAGGATGAGGGTGGTGCTGCTGGGCACCCTGCTGCTGCTAGTCTCTGTGCCCAGTGCCCAGCTGGTGTGGCTGGGAAGACTGGACCCCAAGCAG CTTCTGGGGCCCTGGTACGTCCTTGCGGTGTCCTCCCAGGAGAAGGGCTTCATGGTGGAGAAGAGCACAAAGAACGTCGAAGGTGTCATGGTGACTCTCACTGCAGAGCAGAACCTGAAGCTGCTGTCCTCCCGGCACGG GCTGGAGGGGTGCATTCAGAGCACAATGGAGCTGTCGAAGCAGAATTCCCGATGGGTGTTTGAGAACCCCT CCCTGGGTGTCCTGCAGTACCGGGTGCTGGGCACCAACTTCAGAGACTACGCCATCATCCTGACCCAGCTGGAGCTAGAGGAGGAGGACTTCAACACGCTGGAGCTGTACA GTCGGACGGAGATGGCCAGCCAGGAAGCCCTGCAACTCTTCACCAAGTGGAGCAGGGACCTGGGCTTCCTGTCCCAGCAGCAGGCCCAGCTACAGAAGGATT TCACCTGTGCACACAGGATCATCCAGCTGAGCTACCAACTGGGGAGGCTGTAG
- the Lcn6 gene encoding epididymal-specific lipocalin-6 isoform X3 gives MLPCGQWPPTSQHSESYKCSPAGRRHVLVCGVWWAGTLGRMRVVLLGTLLLLVSVPSAQLVWLGRLDPKQVPTSRQQLLGPWYVLAVSSQEKGFMVEKSTKNVEGVMVTLTAEQNLKLLSSRHGLEGCIQSTMELSKQNSRWVFENPLPGAGHQLQRLRHHPDPAGARGGGLQHAGAVQSDGDGQPGSPATLHQVEQGPGLPVPAAGPATEGFHLCTQDHPAELPTGEAVATCDWEDLRPACWPRLCKAVAEGAHSGKLAPVLILLPGSGSAQDGLPSHQPRIKDAISKRAQCILTGARPCSCQAGSQGSGTFLRWPLMPRASCRPQTRGSWGHLW, from the exons ATGCTGCCCTGTGGTCAGTGGCCGCCCACGTCCCAGCATTCAGAGTCATATAAGTGCTCCCCAGCTGGAAGGCGGCATGTGCTGGTCTGTGGCGTGTGGTGGGCTGGGACCTTGGGCAGGATGAGGGTGGTGCTGCTGGGCACCCTGCTGCTGCTAGTCTCTGTGCCCAGTGCCCAGCTGGTGTGGCTGGGAAGACTGGACCCCAAGCAGGTACCAACCTCCCGGCAGCAG CTTCTGGGGCCCTGGTACGTCCTTGCGGTGTCCTCCCAGGAGAAGGGCTTCATGGTGGAGAAGAGCACAAAGAACGTCGAAGGTGTCATGGTGACTCTCACTGCAGAGCAGAACCTGAAGCTGCTGTCCTCCCGGCACGG GCTGGAGGGGTGCATTCAGAGCACAATGGAGCTGTCGAAGCAGAATTCCCGATGGGTGTTTGAGAACCCCT TACCGGGTGCTGGGCACCAACTTCAGAGACTACGCCATCATCCTGACCCAGCTGGAGCTAGAGGAGGAGGACTTCAACACGCTGGAGCTGTACA GTCGGACGGAGATGGCCAGCCAGGAAGCCCTGCAACTCTTCACCAAGTGGAGCAGGGACCTGGGCTTCCTGTCCCAGCAGCAGGCCCAGCTACAGAAGGATT TCACCTGTGCACACAGGATCATCCAGCTGAGCTACCAACTGGGGAGGCTGTAGCCACCTGTGACTGGGAGGATCTGCGCCCGGCCTGCTGGCCACGACTCTGCAAGGCGGTGGCCGAGGGGGCCCACTCTGGGAAGCTGGCTCCAGTGCTCATCCTGCTTCCAGGAAGTGGCAGTGCCCAGGACGGTCTGCCCTCCCACCAGCCGAGAATAAAGGATGCCATTAGCAAACGTGCCCAGTGCATCTTGACCGGGGCCAGGCCATGTTCATGCCAGGCAGG TTCTCAGGGTTCTGGTACATTCTTGCGGTGGCCACTAATGCCCAGGGCTTCTTGCCGGCCCCAGACAAGAGGAAGCTGGGGGCATCTGTGGTGA
- the Lcn6 gene encoding epididymal-specific lipocalin-6 isoform X2, whose amino-acid sequence MMEIEDIPNHSFWKNYLFLTSLYCPGYDLSPIGSALQSSMILPRLTPGECQPWGGEEARWLGLGGSFWKPPWGRRHAEEQDMPAPNPRALPTPWQLQAGHRGHPCLPLGKVATLQEEWPGCCPVLLGPWYVLAVSSQEKGFMVEKSTKNVEGVMVTLTAEQNLKLLSSRHGLEGCIQSTMELSKQNSRWVFENPLPGAGHQLQRLRHHPDPAGARGGGLQHAGAVQSDGDGQPGSPATLHQVEQGPGLPVPAAGPATEGFHLCTQDHPAELPTGEAVATCDWEDLRPACWPRLCKAVAEGAHSGKLAPVLILLPGSGSAQDGLPSHQPRIKDAISKRAQCILTGARPCSCQAG is encoded by the exons atgATGGAAATAGAAGACATCCCAAACCACAGTTTCTGGAAGAACTACTTGTTCTTGACCAGTCTGTACTGCCCTGGATATGACCTCAGCCCCATTGGATCTGCCCTGCAGAGCAGCATGATCCTGCCCAGACTCACCCCAGGAGAGTGCCAaccctggggaggggaggaggccagGTGGCTGGGTTTAGGAGGCTCATTCTGGAAACCTCCGTGGGGAAGGAGGCATGCAGAAGAGCAGGACATGCCTGCACCCAACCCGAGGGCCCTTCCCACTCCGTGGCAGCTCCAGGCTGGGCACAGAGGCCACCCCTGCCTCCCTTTGGGTAAAGTTGCCACTTTGCAAGAAGAGTGGCCAGGATGCTGCCCTGTG CTTCTGGGGCCCTGGTACGTCCTTGCGGTGTCCTCCCAGGAGAAGGGCTTCATGGTGGAGAAGAGCACAAAGAACGTCGAAGGTGTCATGGTGACTCTCACTGCAGAGCAGAACCTGAAGCTGCTGTCCTCCCGGCACGG GCTGGAGGGGTGCATTCAGAGCACAATGGAGCTGTCGAAGCAGAATTCCCGATGGGTGTTTGAGAACCCCT TACCGGGTGCTGGGCACCAACTTCAGAGACTACGCCATCATCCTGACCCAGCTGGAGCTAGAGGAGGAGGACTTCAACACGCTGGAGCTGTACA GTCGGACGGAGATGGCCAGCCAGGAAGCCCTGCAACTCTTCACCAAGTGGAGCAGGGACCTGGGCTTCCTGTCCCAGCAGCAGGCCCAGCTACAGAAGGATT TCACCTGTGCACACAGGATCATCCAGCTGAGCTACCAACTGGGGAGGCTGTAGCCACCTGTGACTGGGAGGATCTGCGCCCGGCCTGCTGGCCACGACTCTGCAAGGCGGTGGCCGAGGGGGCCCACTCTGGGAAGCTGGCTCCAGTGCTCATCCTGCTTCCAGGAAGTGGCAGTGCCCAGGACGGTCTGCCCTCCCACCAGCCGAGAATAAAGGATGCCATTAGCAAACGTGCCCAGTGCATCTTGACCGGGGCCAGGCCATGTTCATGCCAGGCAGG GTGA
- the Lcn6 gene encoding epididymal-specific lipocalin-6 isoform X10, with translation MMEIEDIPNHSFWKNYLFLTSLYCPGYDLSPIGSALQSSMILPRLTPGECQPWGGEEARWLGLGGSFWKPPWGRRHAEEQDMPAPNPRALPTPWQLQAGHRGHPCLPLGKVATLQEEWPGCCPVLLGPWYVLAVSSQEKGFMVEKSTKNVEGVMVTLTAEQNLKLLSSRHGAAALLVGLLVWARAVQCPVSAPNRRPTPQAGGVHSEHNGAVEAEFPMGV, from the exons atgATGGAAATAGAAGACATCCCAAACCACAGTTTCTGGAAGAACTACTTGTTCTTGACCAGTCTGTACTGCCCTGGATATGACCTCAGCCCCATTGGATCTGCCCTGCAGAGCAGCATGATCCTGCCCAGACTCACCCCAGGAGAGTGCCAaccctggggaggggaggaggccagGTGGCTGGGTTTAGGAGGCTCATTCTGGAAACCTCCGTGGGGAAGGAGGCATGCAGAAGAGCAGGACATGCCTGCACCCAACCCGAGGGCCCTTCCCACTCCGTGGCAGCTCCAGGCTGGGCACAGAGGCCACCCCTGCCTCCCTTTGGGTAAAGTTGCCACTTTGCAAGAAGAGTGGCCAGGATGCTGCCCTGTG CTTCTGGGGCCCTGGTACGTCCTTGCGGTGTCCTCCCAGGAGAAGGGCTTCATGGTGGAGAAGAGCACAAAGAACGTCGAAGGTGTCATGGTGACTCTCACTGCAGAGCAGAACCTGAAGCTGCTGTCCTCCCGGCACGG GGCAGCTGCGCTGTTGGTGGGCCTGCTCGTCTGGGCACGGGCAGTTCAGTGTCCAGTCTCTGCACCTAACCGCAGACCCACACCACAG GCTGGAGGGGTGCATTCAGAGCACAATGGAGCTGTCGAAGCAGAATTCCCGATGGGTGTTTGA
- the Lcn6 gene encoding epididymal-specific lipocalin-6 isoform X1 gives MMEIEDIPNHSFWKNYLFLTSLYCPGYDLSPIGSALQSSMILPRLTPGECQPWGGEEARWLGLGGSFWKPPWGRRHAEEQDMPAPNPRALPTPWQLQAGHRGHPCLPLGKVATLQEEWPGCCPVLLGPWYVLAVSSQEKGFMVEKSTKNVEGVMVTLTAEQNLKLLSSRHGLEGCIQSTMELSKQNSRWVFENPLPGAGHQLQRLRHHPDPAGARGGGLQHAGAVQSDGDGQPGSPATLHQVEQGPGLPVPAAGPATEGFHLCTQDHPAELPTGEAVATCDWEDLRPACWPRLCKAVAEGAHSGKLAPVLILLPGSGSAQDGLPSHQPRIKDAISKRAQCILTGARPCSCQAGSQGSGTFLRWPLMPRASCRPQTRGSWGHLW, from the exons atgATGGAAATAGAAGACATCCCAAACCACAGTTTCTGGAAGAACTACTTGTTCTTGACCAGTCTGTACTGCCCTGGATATGACCTCAGCCCCATTGGATCTGCCCTGCAGAGCAGCATGATCCTGCCCAGACTCACCCCAGGAGAGTGCCAaccctggggaggggaggaggccagGTGGCTGGGTTTAGGAGGCTCATTCTGGAAACCTCCGTGGGGAAGGAGGCATGCAGAAGAGCAGGACATGCCTGCACCCAACCCGAGGGCCCTTCCCACTCCGTGGCAGCTCCAGGCTGGGCACAGAGGCCACCCCTGCCTCCCTTTGGGTAAAGTTGCCACTTTGCAAGAAGAGTGGCCAGGATGCTGCCCTGTG CTTCTGGGGCCCTGGTACGTCCTTGCGGTGTCCTCCCAGGAGAAGGGCTTCATGGTGGAGAAGAGCACAAAGAACGTCGAAGGTGTCATGGTGACTCTCACTGCAGAGCAGAACCTGAAGCTGCTGTCCTCCCGGCACGG GCTGGAGGGGTGCATTCAGAGCACAATGGAGCTGTCGAAGCAGAATTCCCGATGGGTGTTTGAGAACCCCT TACCGGGTGCTGGGCACCAACTTCAGAGACTACGCCATCATCCTGACCCAGCTGGAGCTAGAGGAGGAGGACTTCAACACGCTGGAGCTGTACA GTCGGACGGAGATGGCCAGCCAGGAAGCCCTGCAACTCTTCACCAAGTGGAGCAGGGACCTGGGCTTCCTGTCCCAGCAGCAGGCCCAGCTACAGAAGGATT TCACCTGTGCACACAGGATCATCCAGCTGAGCTACCAACTGGGGAGGCTGTAGCCACCTGTGACTGGGAGGATCTGCGCCCGGCCTGCTGGCCACGACTCTGCAAGGCGGTGGCCGAGGGGGCCCACTCTGGGAAGCTGGCTCCAGTGCTCATCCTGCTTCCAGGAAGTGGCAGTGCCCAGGACGGTCTGCCCTCCCACCAGCCGAGAATAAAGGATGCCATTAGCAAACGTGCCCAGTGCATCTTGACCGGGGCCAGGCCATGTTCATGCCAGGCAGG TTCTCAGGGTTCTGGTACATTCTTGCGGTGGCCACTAATGCCCAGGGCTTCTTGCCGGCCCCAGACAAGAGGAAGCTGGGGGCATCTGTGGTGA
- the Lcn6 gene encoding epididymal-specific lipocalin-6 isoform X4, with the protein MLPCGQWPPTSQHSESYKCSPAGRRHVLVCGVWWAGTLGRMRVVLLGTLLLLVSVPSAQLVWLGRLDPKQLLGPWYVLAVSSQEKGFMVEKSTKNVEGVMVTLTAEQNLKLLSSRHGLEGCIQSTMELSKQNSRWVFENPLPGAGHQLQRLRHHPDPAGARGGGLQHAGAVQSDGDGQPGSPATLHQVEQGPGLPVPAAGPATEGFHLCTQDHPAELPTGEAVATCDWEDLRPACWPRLCKAVAEGAHSGKLAPVLILLPGSGSAQDGLPSHQPRIKDAISKRAQCILTGARPCSCQAGSQGSGTFLRWPLMPRASCRPQTRGSWGHLW; encoded by the exons ATGCTGCCCTGTGGTCAGTGGCCGCCCACGTCCCAGCATTCAGAGTCATATAAGTGCTCCCCAGCTGGAAGGCGGCATGTGCTGGTCTGTGGCGTGTGGTGGGCTGGGACCTTGGGCAGGATGAGGGTGGTGCTGCTGGGCACCCTGCTGCTGCTAGTCTCTGTGCCCAGTGCCCAGCTGGTGTGGCTGGGAAGACTGGACCCCAAGCAG CTTCTGGGGCCCTGGTACGTCCTTGCGGTGTCCTCCCAGGAGAAGGGCTTCATGGTGGAGAAGAGCACAAAGAACGTCGAAGGTGTCATGGTGACTCTCACTGCAGAGCAGAACCTGAAGCTGCTGTCCTCCCGGCACGG GCTGGAGGGGTGCATTCAGAGCACAATGGAGCTGTCGAAGCAGAATTCCCGATGGGTGTTTGAGAACCCCT TACCGGGTGCTGGGCACCAACTTCAGAGACTACGCCATCATCCTGACCCAGCTGGAGCTAGAGGAGGAGGACTTCAACACGCTGGAGCTGTACA GTCGGACGGAGATGGCCAGCCAGGAAGCCCTGCAACTCTTCACCAAGTGGAGCAGGGACCTGGGCTTCCTGTCCCAGCAGCAGGCCCAGCTACAGAAGGATT TCACCTGTGCACACAGGATCATCCAGCTGAGCTACCAACTGGGGAGGCTGTAGCCACCTGTGACTGGGAGGATCTGCGCCCGGCCTGCTGGCCACGACTCTGCAAGGCGGTGGCCGAGGGGGCCCACTCTGGGAAGCTGGCTCCAGTGCTCATCCTGCTTCCAGGAAGTGGCAGTGCCCAGGACGGTCTGCCCTCCCACCAGCCGAGAATAAAGGATGCCATTAGCAAACGTGCCCAGTGCATCTTGACCGGGGCCAGGCCATGTTCATGCCAGGCAGG TTCTCAGGGTTCTGGTACATTCTTGCGGTGGCCACTAATGCCCAGGGCTTCTTGCCGGCCCCAGACAAGAGGAAGCTGGGGGCATCTGTGGTGA
- the Lcn6 gene encoding epididymal-specific lipocalin-6 isoform X7, with amino-acid sequence MMEIEDIPNHSFWKNYLFLTSLYCPGYDLSPIGSALQSSMILPRLTPGECQPWGGEEARWLGLGGSFWKPPWGRRHAEEQDMPAPNPRALPTPWQLQAGHRGHPCLPLGKVATLQEEWPGCCPVLLGPWYVLAVSSQEKGFMVEKSTKNVEGVMVTLTAEQNLKLLSSRHGLEGCIQSTMELSKQNSRWVFENPSLGVLQYRVLGTNFRDYAIILTQLELEEEDFNTLELYSRTEMASQEALQLFTKWSRDLGFLSQQQAQLQKDFTCAHRIIQLSYQLGRL; translated from the exons atgATGGAAATAGAAGACATCCCAAACCACAGTTTCTGGAAGAACTACTTGTTCTTGACCAGTCTGTACTGCCCTGGATATGACCTCAGCCCCATTGGATCTGCCCTGCAGAGCAGCATGATCCTGCCCAGACTCACCCCAGGAGAGTGCCAaccctggggaggggaggaggccagGTGGCTGGGTTTAGGAGGCTCATTCTGGAAACCTCCGTGGGGAAGGAGGCATGCAGAAGAGCAGGACATGCCTGCACCCAACCCGAGGGCCCTTCCCACTCCGTGGCAGCTCCAGGCTGGGCACAGAGGCCACCCCTGCCTCCCTTTGGGTAAAGTTGCCACTTTGCAAGAAGAGTGGCCAGGATGCTGCCCTGTG CTTCTGGGGCCCTGGTACGTCCTTGCGGTGTCCTCCCAGGAGAAGGGCTTCATGGTGGAGAAGAGCACAAAGAACGTCGAAGGTGTCATGGTGACTCTCACTGCAGAGCAGAACCTGAAGCTGCTGTCCTCCCGGCACGG GCTGGAGGGGTGCATTCAGAGCACAATGGAGCTGTCGAAGCAGAATTCCCGATGGGTGTTTGAGAACCCCT CCCTGGGTGTCCTGCAGTACCGGGTGCTGGGCACCAACTTCAGAGACTACGCCATCATCCTGACCCAGCTGGAGCTAGAGGAGGAGGACTTCAACACGCTGGAGCTGTACA GTCGGACGGAGATGGCCAGCCAGGAAGCCCTGCAACTCTTCACCAAGTGGAGCAGGGACCTGGGCTTCCTGTCCCAGCAGCAGGCCCAGCTACAGAAGGATT TCACCTGTGCACACAGGATCATCCAGCTGAGCTACCAACTGGGGAGGCTGTAG